A window of the Bdellovibrio sp. ZAP7 genome harbors these coding sequences:
- a CDS encoding group II truncated hemoglobin, with protein MSQEKMMYELIGGEPVVRKICQRFYEIMDTMPEVKAIRDMHPENLRGSEEKLFMFLSGWLGGPSLFQERFGHPRLRMRHFPFAIGKSERDQWMLCMVHAFEDVGIEEPMRSDLLHSLLNLADHMRNQPEPGAKEE; from the coding sequence ATGTCTCAGGAAAAAATGATGTATGAATTGATTGGCGGGGAGCCGGTGGTAAGAAAGATTTGCCAGCGCTTTTACGAGATCATGGATACGATGCCGGAAGTGAAGGCGATTCGTGATATGCATCCTGAAAACCTTCGCGGCTCTGAAGAAAAACTTTTTATGTTTTTATCGGGATGGTTGGGCGGGCCTAGTTTGTTCCAGGAACGTTTTGGTCACCCTCGTTTGCGCATGCGCCACTTTCCTTTTGCTATCGGAAAATCTGAACGTGATCAATGGATGCTTTGCATGGTTCATGCGTTTGAAGATGTGGGGATTGAGGAGCCCATGAGAAGTGATCTTTTGCATTCCCTTTTGAATCTGGCTGATCATATGAGAAATCAGCCAGAACCTGGTGCCAAAGAAGAATAG
- a CDS encoding zinc ribbon domain-containing protein YjdM, with the protein MSSENKCPQCGSENIYEDGNLWVCPECAHEWSAHAASAGAADSEESGIKVYKDANGNILQDGDTVVVVKDLKIKGSSSVVKVGTKVKNIRLQDGGDGHDIACKIDGFGAMNLKSEFVKKA; encoded by the coding sequence ATGAGCAGCGAAAACAAATGTCCTCAATGTGGTTCGGAAAATATTTATGAAGATGGCAACCTTTGGGTTTGCCCAGAGTGCGCACACGAGTGGAGCGCTCATGCAGCTTCCGCGGGTGCTGCTGACTCTGAGGAATCTGGTATTAAGGTTTACAAAGACGCCAACGGAAACATCCTTCAGGATGGCGACACTGTTGTCGTAGTAAAAGATCTTAAGATCAAAGGATCTTCGTCCGTCGTTAAAGTGGGAACGAAAGTTAAGAACATCCGTTTACAAGACGGCGGTGACGGTCACGACATCGCTTGCAAAATCGATGGCTTTGGCGCGATGAATTTAAAGTCTGAATTCGTCAAAAAAGCTTAA
- a CDS encoding LEA type 2 family protein, with translation MKHIAVIILMIFLGGCSYLQNRYAQKPEIDLAEIHFQDTTALSTTMVFVLSVKNPNKIDLNVEEMTYEIQLDGKEFAKARSDKKTKIPAGETAKVEVPLPVNFLKAIGGITKVLGGEDVGYQIEGSAKVSGFTIPFNEKGQFNMSGLKK, from the coding sequence ATGAAACATATTGCAGTTATTATTCTGATGATATTTTTAGGCGGTTGCAGCTATCTGCAAAATCGATATGCGCAAAAACCCGAGATCGATCTGGCGGAGATTCACTTTCAGGATACAACAGCTCTTTCGACAACAATGGTTTTCGTATTGAGTGTTAAAAATCCCAATAAAATTGACCTGAATGTCGAGGAGATGACTTACGAAATTCAGCTCGACGGAAAAGAATTCGCGAAAGCGCGCTCCGACAAGAAAACAAAAATTCCAGCAGGTGAAACAGCCAAGGTGGAAGTACCTCTGCCAGTGAACTTTTTAAAAGCCATCGGCGGAATCACGAAAGTTCTGGGCGGCGAGGACGTGGGCTATCAAATCGAGGGGAGTGCCAAGGTCTCAGGTTTCACCATTCCCTTTAATGAAAAAGGCCAATTCAACATGAGCGGCCTTAAGAAATAA
- the dnaJ gene encoding molecular chaperone DnaJ, producing the protein MARRDFYEILGVEKGADQDTIKKAYRKMAMQYHPDKNPGNKEAEEKFKEAAGAYEVLSDTQKRAQYDRFGHDAFTSRGGGGGGFQDAEDIFSHFGDIFGDLFGGGGGPRQQRRNRNEPRRGSDLRYVTEIQLKDVISGLEKEIEFDTDENCKTCNGSGAEKGSHPETCHTCGGSGQVVRSQGFFAMASTCPTCHGQGTVVKNPCKPCKGKGRTSVHKKIRLNIPPGVDTGTRLRVATEGEGGYMGGQPGDLYVEIRVKPHSKFERRGDDLIGDLSVPYVQMLLGGEVEVPTVTGKATVEIPRGCENGDNVKLSGEGLPSLRGNRRGDIYYHVSVEFPDKLTKEEEKHLREIAKENGLKVSAAGKKLFG; encoded by the coding sequence ATGGCTCGAAGAGACTTTTACGAAATTCTAGGCGTTGAAAAAGGCGCTGATCAAGACACTATCAAAAAAGCTTATCGCAAGATGGCGATGCAGTACCATCCTGATAAAAATCCCGGCAATAAAGAAGCTGAGGAAAAGTTTAAAGAAGCAGCTGGCGCATACGAGGTTTTGAGCGATACACAAAAACGCGCTCAGTACGATCGTTTCGGTCACGATGCTTTTACCAGCCGTGGCGGTGGTGGCGGTGGCTTCCAGGATGCAGAAGACATCTTCTCGCACTTTGGGGACATCTTTGGAGACTTGTTTGGTGGCGGGGGCGGACCTCGTCAACAACGCCGCAATCGTAACGAGCCACGTCGTGGTTCAGATCTTCGCTATGTCACAGAGATTCAACTTAAAGACGTGATCTCGGGCCTTGAAAAGGAAATCGAATTCGATACCGACGAAAACTGCAAAACATGCAATGGCTCTGGTGCTGAAAAAGGGTCCCATCCGGAAACCTGCCACACTTGTGGTGGTTCTGGTCAAGTTGTGCGTTCTCAGGGATTCTTTGCGATGGCTTCCACTTGTCCAACTTGTCATGGGCAAGGGACTGTGGTGAAAAATCCATGTAAGCCATGTAAAGGTAAAGGCCGCACATCAGTTCATAAGAAGATTCGCCTGAACATTCCTCCTGGTGTCGACACAGGCACGCGTCTTCGTGTCGCAACTGAGGGTGAGGGCGGATACATGGGTGGACAGCCTGGTGACCTTTACGTTGAGATTCGCGTGAAACCTCATAGCAAGTTCGAACGTCGGGGAGATGATCTGATCGGTGATCTTTCCGTACCATATGTGCAAATGTTGTTGGGTGGTGAAGTCGAAGTTCCAACAGTCACTGGTAAAGCGACTGTGGAAATTCCTCGTGGTTGTGAAAACGGCGACAACGTAAAACTTTCGGGTGAGGGTTTGCCATCACTCAGAGGAAACCGTCGCGGTGACATTTACTATCATGTGAGTGTTGAATTTCCGGATAAACTGACTAAAGAAGAAGAAAAACATCTGCGCGAAATCGCCAAAGAAAACGGCTTAAAAGTCAGCGCGGCTGGGAAAAAACTTTTCGGGTAA